A part of Armatimonadota bacterium genomic DNA contains:
- a CDS encoding ABC transporter permease subunit codes for MTNTQRRTLQTILTHFVLIVLGLIFAAPFLWVISTAVKPIGETMTSPPKWIPSEIKLSNFPDAITYNSKELGYIPLLVYARNTIVVTILCVCGAVASNAIVAYSFARLKWRGRDTFFAITLATMMIPFPVLMVPTFSLFKALGWVGTFRPLWVPAFFGGAFNIFLLRQFFKTIPSELSEAAKIDGASEIRTFTSVVVPLARPALTVVAIFTFMGTWNDFLGPLIYLVDQKTFTLSLGLQAYQTQHGGTPWNLLMAATLLVILPLVIVFFFAQKVFIQGIATSGIK; via the coding sequence ATGACGAATACGCAACGCCGCACCTTGCAGACGATCCTAACGCACTTCGTTTTGATCGTGTTGGGGCTGATCTTCGCCGCGCCGTTCCTGTGGGTGATCTCGACGGCGGTCAAGCCGATCGGGGAGACAATGACGAGCCCGCCGAAGTGGATTCCGTCGGAGATCAAGCTGTCGAACTTTCCGGATGCGATCACTTACAACAGCAAGGAGCTGGGCTATATTCCGCTTTTGGTGTATGCACGAAATACAATCGTGGTCACGATTCTGTGCGTGTGCGGGGCGGTGGCATCGAACGCGATCGTGGCGTACTCGTTTGCGCGGCTGAAGTGGCGAGGGCGGGACACGTTCTTTGCGATCACGCTGGCGACGATGATGATTCCTTTTCCGGTTTTGATGGTGCCGACGTTTTCGCTCTTCAAGGCCTTGGGCTGGGTAGGAACCTTCCGCCCGTTGTGGGTTCCGGCGTTCTTCGGAGGGGCTTTCAACATTTTCCTATTGCGGCAATTCTTTAAGACGATTCCGTCGGAGTTGAGCGAGGCAGCGAAGATCGACGGGGCGAGCGAAATACGGACGTTTACGAGCGTGGTCGTGCCTTTGGCGCGGCCCGCCCTGACGGTCGTGGCGATCTTCACGTTCATGGGGACATGGAACGATTTTCTTGGTCCGCTTATCTATCTGGTGGACCAGAAGACGTTTACGCTGTCGCTTGGTTTGCAGGCGTATCAGACTCAGCACGGCGGGACGCCGTGGAACCTGCTGATGGCGGCGACGTTGTTGGTGATTCTGCCGTTGGTGATCGTGTTCTTCTTTGCGCAGAAAGTGTTTATTCAGGGGATTGCGACGAGCGGGATTAAGTAG
- a CDS encoding substrate-binding domain-containing protein, which yields MAVLALSLIGCNNGGSTDSTSSSSTATSSNGSTDSGKKYKIAFIPKGSTHEFWKTMQAGAEEAAAANNVELLWKAPLKEDDKAEQVKVVENFTAEKVDGMILAPLDDEALRSPTQDAIDAGIPVIIVDSGLKDVKTESFIATDNEKAGYMGGQQLAKELGGKGDVIMLRYAVGSASTMAREKGFLDAAKAGGLNVVSENQYGGATRESAQSASENLLAQFKKGDGLNIQGIFCPNESTTFGMLRALQNAKLAGKVKFVGFDSSKELLDAIRVGQLDGLVLQNPALMGKLAIENMVKKLKGGTPEARIDTGATMVDKTNIDSDDVKKILPKSQ from the coding sequence ATAGCGGTCCTCGCACTGTCGCTCATCGGCTGTAACAACGGCGGGTCGACGGACTCGACTTCGTCATCTTCGACAGCGACTTCTTCCAACGGTTCGACCGACTCCGGCAAGAAGTACAAGATCGCGTTTATTCCCAAGGGATCGACCCACGAGTTCTGGAAGACGATGCAGGCGGGCGCCGAAGAAGCGGCCGCGGCTAACAACGTCGAACTGCTGTGGAAGGCTCCTCTGAAGGAAGACGATAAGGCCGAGCAGGTGAAAGTCGTCGAGAACTTCACGGCGGAAAAGGTGGACGGAATGATCCTCGCACCACTGGACGACGAGGCGCTTCGAAGTCCGACGCAGGACGCGATCGACGCGGGCATCCCAGTCATCATCGTGGATAGCGGCCTGAAGGACGTGAAGACGGAGAGCTTCATCGCCACCGACAACGAGAAGGCTGGCTACATGGGCGGCCAACAGCTCGCCAAGGAACTGGGCGGTAAGGGCGACGTCATTATGCTTCGTTACGCGGTTGGCTCGGCCAGCACGATGGCCCGCGAAAAGGGCTTTTTGGACGCGGCGAAAGCTGGCGGTCTGAACGTCGTCAGCGAGAACCAGTACGGCGGCGCGACGCGAGAGTCGGCGCAGTCGGCTAGCGAGAACCTGCTTGCTCAGTTTAAGAAGGGCGACGGCCTGAATATTCAAGGCATCTTCTGCCCGAACGAATCGACCACCTTTGGCATGCTCCGCGCGCTTCAGAACGCCAAGCTTGCCGGTAAGGTGAAGTTCGTCGGCTTCGACTCGTCGAAGGAACTGCTGGACGCGATTCGGGTCGGACAGCTCGACGGTTTGGTTCTGCAGAACCCGGCGCTGATGGGCAAGTTGGCCATCGAGAACATGGTTAAGAAGCTCAAGGGTGGAACCCCTGAAGCTCGCATCGACACGGGCGCAACGATGGTCGACAAGACGAACATCGACAGCGACGACGTCAAAAAGATTCTGCCGAAGAGCCAGTAG
- a CDS encoding isopentenyl-diphosphate Delta-isomerase, producing the protein MCWGAFCFAVLQSAGREPVESLQVVNEAGQTVGTIGKTAAHQSGGILHRAVSVFVFDEADKLLLQRRAATKYHFAEMWANSCCSHPLVNETPMAAARRATRNELRIEPSLSEIGTVIYSAHDPMSDLTEQEYDHIFAGQWSGRVKPNPLEVNGIRWVTASDLRDDLEKHPGRFAPWLSIILHDVLVKGGDNPLVRFWA; encoded by the coding sequence ATTTGCTGGGGGGCTTTTTGTTTTGCTGTGTTACAATCGGCAGGAAGGGAGCCGGTGGAAAGTCTACAAGTCGTTAACGAAGCAGGTCAGACGGTCGGAACGATCGGCAAAACTGCTGCCCACCAATCCGGCGGAATCCTTCATCGTGCGGTGTCGGTTTTCGTGTTTGACGAGGCGGACAAGTTACTCCTGCAACGCCGAGCGGCCACCAAATACCACTTCGCCGAAATGTGGGCTAATAGTTGCTGTTCCCACCCGCTCGTCAACGAAACCCCGATGGCGGCGGCCAGGCGGGCGACCCGAAACGAGCTACGGATCGAACCATCGCTATCGGAAATCGGGACTGTGATCTATTCTGCTCACGACCCGATGTCTGACCTAACGGAGCAAGAGTACGACCATATCTTCGCCGGACAATGGAGCGGGCGGGTTAAGCCGAATCCATTGGAGGTCAATGGGATTCGCTGGGTCACAGCGAGCGACCTACGGGACGATTTGGAAAAGCATCCGGGACGGTTTGCTCCGTGGCTGTCCATCATTCTGCACGACGTGCTGGTCAAGGGCGGTGACAACCCTTTAGTCCGCTTTTGGGCTTAG
- a CDS encoding gfo/Idh/MocA family oxidoreductase, with protein sequence MQTKLTFVLLGAGARGTMFAEILANDYAPGTLVAVAEPNPERRAKIAEMHGIPAERQYETWEALLAEPKLADVAINTTMDRHHVESSLLALGLGYHMLLEKPMASTLADCVAIADAARKSGRIVSICHSLRYNDVYSAVRDILASGRIGDIVSVDQLEAVEHIHQSHSFVRGNWGNESRSAFMLLAKSCHDIDILFDLVHDDCVRVGSFGSLKFFTKAYAPEGAPLRCLDGCPAEDECPYHAMKVYGAEKGWGRYIGLPREPELLRPILMEGPYGKCVFQTDNDVVDHQVVTMEFAKGQTVTFTMTAFTHFGGRRLRIHGTKGYLEAATETRKISVQEFWGEKVSEEIEIPVREGGHGGADPLVIGTLIRAIESGDPSLVTTNTENSLKSHKIVFAAERARREGRVVNLSELD encoded by the coding sequence ATGCAGACGAAGTTGACTTTCGTTCTTCTCGGCGCCGGAGCCAGAGGAACCATGTTCGCCGAAATCCTTGCCAACGACTACGCCCCAGGGACCTTGGTGGCCGTGGCTGAACCCAATCCCGAGCGACGGGCCAAGATCGCCGAGATGCACGGCATTCCTGCCGAGCGGCAATACGAGACGTGGGAAGCGCTTTTGGCGGAGCCAAAACTGGCGGATGTGGCGATCAATACGACCATGGACCGACACCACGTCGAGTCTTCCCTGCTTGCGCTGGGGCTCGGCTACCACATGCTTTTGGAGAAGCCGATGGCGAGCACGCTCGCTGACTGCGTAGCGATCGCCGACGCGGCGCGAAAGTCGGGGCGGATCGTGAGTATCTGCCACAGCCTGCGCTACAACGATGTGTATTCGGCGGTGCGGGACATTCTTGCCAGCGGACGGATCGGCGATATTGTGTCGGTGGACCAGTTGGAGGCGGTCGAGCATATCCACCAGTCGCATTCGTTTGTGCGAGGGAATTGGGGCAACGAGTCGCGCAGTGCGTTCATGTTGTTGGCCAAGAGTTGCCACGACATCGACATCCTTTTCGACCTGGTTCACGACGACTGCGTGAGGGTGGGATCGTTCGGGTCGCTGAAGTTCTTCACCAAGGCGTATGCACCCGAGGGGGCTCCTCTCCGGTGTTTGGACGGCTGTCCGGCCGAGGACGAGTGTCCATACCATGCGATGAAGGTCTATGGGGCCGAGAAGGGCTGGGGTCGATACATCGGTCTGCCGCGCGAGCCCGAGCTTTTGCGGCCAATTCTGATGGAAGGGCCGTACGGTAAGTGCGTGTTCCAGACGGATAACGACGTGGTGGACCACCAGGTGGTGACGATGGAGTTTGCCAAGGGCCAGACGGTGACCTTCACGATGACAGCGTTTACGCACTTTGGCGGGCGTCGATTGCGCATCCACGGCACCAAGGGGTACCTGGAGGCAGCAACGGAAACGCGGAAGATTTCCGTTCAGGAATTTTGGGGCGAGAAGGTGAGCGAGGAGATCGAGATTCCGGTTCGGGAAGGCGGCCACGGTGGGGCCGACCCGTTGGTGATCGGCACGCTGATTCGGGCCATCGAGAGCGGTGATCCTTCGTTGGTGACGACGAATACGGAGAACTCGCTTAAGAGCCATAAGATCGTGTTTGCGGCCGAGCGTGCGCGGCGCGAAGGGCGCGTGGTTAACCTCAGCGAACTGGATTAG
- a CDS encoding extracellular solute-binding protein, with product MTRLTSLLLPFVAALPLLSCGPDPYAGKIKIRYMAWGNPEQLALEQKLCDKFNEENPDVHVDFLKVPGSAYGNKSVVMLASDTAPDVLRVDHYNFANLQNKRFFLDLTPFADKDPTFNRKDFFPQTIDECTVNGRLYGLNVLFGGNVVYYNKTLMREAGLEDPYKLWQEHRWTYDAFVQYAQALTKKDASGRYVQFGTTMPPFPQWVPMVWGFGGRMIDDAHKHSLLDQPEAEAGLQFVADLRYKYMCAPTPAQAANSAFSFESGKMGMYFDWMGMTPRFRNVVKSFEWDVVPIPSGPKSHQTTVKGNQIVVPANCAHPEIAWRFMRFLTGPEVENLLYVKNRRCFPTRKAVAYSKEFSDGSLPPSQIHIFIDAVEDGRQLPIDDRWAEWTQAMNDQLDRLWNGTERDAKVAGKRAADAVNKVLSEEPGW from the coding sequence ATGACGCGACTTACCTCTCTGCTCCTTCCCTTCGTCGCCGCCCTTCCCCTCCTCAGTTGCGGGCCGGACCCGTACGCGGGCAAGATCAAAATTCGGTACATGGCTTGGGGTAACCCCGAGCAGTTGGCTCTGGAGCAGAAGCTCTGCGATAAGTTCAACGAGGAAAACCCGGACGTCCACGTCGACTTTCTAAAAGTGCCAGGATCGGCATACGGGAACAAGTCGGTGGTGATGCTGGCCAGCGACACCGCGCCGGACGTGCTTCGGGTCGATCATTACAACTTTGCGAACCTGCAGAATAAGCGATTTTTTCTCGACCTGACGCCGTTTGCCGACAAGGACCCAACCTTCAACCGAAAGGACTTCTTTCCGCAGACTATCGACGAATGCACGGTCAACGGGCGACTGTATGGCCTGAATGTGCTCTTCGGCGGGAATGTCGTTTACTACAACAAGACGCTGATGCGCGAGGCGGGTTTGGAGGACCCGTACAAGCTGTGGCAGGAGCACCGGTGGACGTATGACGCCTTTGTACAGTACGCCCAGGCACTGACCAAAAAGGACGCGAGCGGACGATACGTGCAGTTTGGGACGACGATGCCGCCGTTCCCGCAATGGGTGCCGATGGTGTGGGGCTTCGGAGGTCGGATGATCGACGATGCACACAAGCATAGCTTGCTCGATCAACCGGAGGCGGAGGCGGGACTGCAGTTCGTGGCCGACCTGCGATACAAGTACATGTGCGCCCCAACCCCGGCGCAAGCGGCCAACTCGGCATTTTCTTTCGAGAGCGGCAAGATGGGCATGTACTTCGACTGGATGGGCATGACGCCCCGATTTCGAAACGTGGTGAAATCGTTTGAATGGGACGTGGTTCCGATTCCCTCCGGGCCGAAGTCGCACCAGACCACGGTGAAGGGCAACCAGATCGTGGTTCCTGCCAACTGCGCCCACCCCGAGATTGCCTGGCGGTTCATGCGTTTTTTGACTGGTCCTGAGGTCGAGAATCTGCTGTATGTGAAGAATCGCCGGTGCTTCCCGACTCGCAAGGCGGTGGCCTATAGCAAAGAGTTTTCGGACGGATCGTTGCCGCCGAGCCAAATTCACATCTTCATCGACGCGGTGGAAGATGGCCGACAACTGCCGATCGATGACCGGTGGGCCGAGTGGACACAGGCAATGAACGATCAGTTAGATCGTCTGTGGAACGGTACCGAGCGCGACGCCAAGGTTGCAGGCAAGCGGGCGGCGGATGCAGTGAACAAGGTGCTTTCGGAGGAGCCGGGTTGGTGA